ACCTGAGAAATTGTCATTGTGCCGACCGACCTTCCGAGTATCTCCTTAACCGCCCCTTTTGCACCTTTCAGGTCAAGGTCAACCTTCACCAGCCCTAACTTCATCCTGCTCCCTATTGCCTCATGGGCCTTTGCAACCAGCTTGCTTTCCCTAAGCCACGCATTTGCCTTTGACAGGTGTTCAAGCTGTTCAAGAGAGGTAACAACAATATGATTCGGAACCTTCATCCCCCATTTCTCAAGGAGATCCATACCGGGACCTTCTAATACCTTTGCCATATCCTTTCTCCTTTCTTTAATACTTATGTGAATCTGTTAAGTGAGCAGTAAGCGGTTAGCAGTAAGCAGAAAACCCTTCCTCATTACTTGCTGCATCCTTCTAACTTCTGACTTCTTGATTCTTGCTTCTTACTGTTTACTGCTTACTGTTCACTGGTTACTGGTTTTATACTATTTATGCAACAAATTTGTCAAGAAAAAGTTGCAGTAAAACCCCATCCCCACCCTAACCCTCCACTTGAAGGGGAGGGAAAGCTTCTACCTTCAGCCTATCTGCCTATTACCTTTTACTTATTCCCTATCTTCTCCACCCGTTCCGACAGGGTAAACATTATAACCCTCTCCCCCGTATGTGTACTTATATCAGTATGCAGGCTTATAACATCTACGCCTGTAATATCTCCAATAACCCTTGCCAGTAAATCCTTTGCACTCTCAAGCATAGTGGCCCTGACCTTTTTTATGAGGTCTCTTCCTTCCTGTGTCTTGGTCAGGTGCTTTTCTGCATCAGTAAGCACGCCTTTCAACCTTACAAGAATAATGTCATCAACAATATATGTCTTTGTCTCTTTTGGTCCACGGCCCATATATTCAAGCTCAAACTTTGTGATGGCATTGCTTATCTCTGCTTCCATCTGTCCTTTACTTTTCACTCTCGTCCTCCTCTGCTTTATCAAATCACCTCCTTTATACATGGAATAATAAAAAAAGCCAATAGCAATCTTTTAAACTGATTACTATTGGCTTACCTTTCTGCACGGGATTCTTCATTTATCAATGAAGAATCCCTTTCAGCAATGTCTGCCTTTAATTAAACAATAGACGCCAACGCTTTGTTGAATGTTGCGCTTGGACGCATTGCCTGCGAGGTCTTTGCCTGATCAGGATGATAATAGCCGCCTATATCAACGGGTTTACCCTGAGCAGCAAGCAGCTCTCCGGCAATCTTAGCCTCATTATCTGCAAGTTCCTTTGCTAATCCGGAAAAATGTTCCTTTAGCTCTTTATCATCATCTTGTGCCGCAAGTGCCTGTGCCCAGTATAAAGTGAGATAAAAATGACTTCCACGGTTATCTATCTCACCCACCTTACGGGCAGGTGACTTGTTGCTATCCAGAAACTTGCCGTTTGCCTGATCCAGTGTTGTTGCAAGAACCTGAGCCTTCTGATTTTTGAATGTATTACTGAGATGTTCTAACGATACTGCAAATGCTAAAAATTCACCAAGTGAATCCCATCTTAAATAGCCTTCTTCAAGAAATTGCTGTACATGTTTTGGTGCAGACCCGCCAGCCCCTGTCTCAAAGAGACCGCCGCCATTCATTAGCGGGACGATAGAGAGCATTTTTGCACTTGTGCCCAGTTCAAGAATCGGGAATAGATCTGTGAGATAATCACGAAGTACATTTCCGGTAACTGATATGGTATCTTTTCCGGCTCTTATACGCTCGAGAGAAAAACGTGTAGCATCAATCGGAGACATAATGTGTATCTCTAATCCATTAGTATCATGGTCTTTCAGATATTTATTGACCTTTGCAATAATCTCCCTGTCATGTGCCCTGTTGTTGTCCAGCCAGAAAACAGCAGGTGATCCGGTAGCCCTTGCCCTGGTAACAGCCAGCTTTACCCAATCCTGAATCGGTGCATCTTTTACCTGACACATACGCCAGATATCCCCTTCTTCTACAGTCTGGTCGAGCAGAACATTTCCGGTTGCATCAACCACACGAATGGTTCCATTCCCTGGGGACTTAAATGTCTTATCGTGAGAACCGTACTCCTCTGCCTTCTGGGCCATAAGACCCACATTGGGAACGCTCCCCATTGTTGTAGGATTAAACGCACCATGTTTTTTACAATCATCTATAACGACCTGATATACACCTGCATAATTTCTGTCGGGTATCACTGCCTTGGTATCGTAAAGTTTCCCGTCACCGCCCCACATTTTACCTGATTCACGTATCATGGCCGGCATGGATGCATCAATAATCACATCACTCGGCACATGAAGATTCGTAATTCCTTTATCCGAATTTACCATTGCCACCCATGCACGATTCCCGTAACACGCACTGATGTCCGCCTCGATTTCTAATCTCTGAGCCTCGGGCAGATTCTTTATCTTATTATACAAGTCACCCAATCCATTATTGGAGTCATAACCGAGTTCCTTAATTACAGATGCATGTTTTTCAAACACATCTTTAAAAAAAACCGAAACAGCATGACCGAACATGATTGGGTCAGACACCTTCATCATTGTTGCCTTGAGGTGCAGGGAAAACAAAACGCCTTTACTTTTTGCATCCTGAATCTGCTCCTCATAGAATTTGCGTAATTCGCTGCGGCTCATGACTGCTGCATCAATAACTTCTCCTGCCTTGAGTGTTGTCTTTTCTTTGAGCACAGTAGTTTTTCCATCCTGTGCAACAAATTCAATCTTTGCCGTGCCTGCCTCTGCTACAGTGACGGACTTTTCAGTACCATAGAAATCGCCGGTGTTCATGTGTGATACGTGGGTTTTTGAGTCTGCACTCCATGCCCCCATCTTGTGCGGGTTCTTTCTTGCATAATTTTTTACTGAGAGTGCTGCCCTGCGATCAGAATTCCCTTCTCTTAAAACAGGATTCACCGCACTCCCCAACACCTTACTATATCTGGCCTTGATCTCTTTCTCTGCATCGTTAGCCGGGGACTCCGGATAATCAGGGACATTGAAACCCTGCGACTGTAATTCTTTTATAGCCGCCTTTAACTGAGGGATTGAGGCGCTGATATTCGGTAGTTTTATTATATTTGCATCAGGCTCCAATGTGAGTTCACCCAGCCATGTCAGGTCGTCAGGGATCCTTTGAGCCTCAGTTAGATTTTCCGGAAAGTTTGCGATAATTCTCCCTGCAAGAGAGATATCCTTTGCCTCAACATCAACTCCGGCTGTTTTTGTAAATGCCTGAATAATAGGAAGCAAAGAATACGTTGCTAATGCCGGTGCTTCATCAGTTTTTGTCCAGTAAATTTTTGTTTCTTGTTTTGCCATGTTTTTCTCCTCCTAAGTAGACCAAAATATTAAACTAAAAAGGCCAACACCTTCCATAAAATCCTGAATAGGATGTTGGCCTAAACTCCAGTATGCGGTCTCTATAACCGCACCCTGTCATATCTGCCGTATTTTCAATTAAAAAAGCCGATCCTAAATATTTGGGAATGTCTGACTTATAATCCGACCGGTTCCCACAAGACAATATTATATGAGAAACCTTTCAGAATATCCGCCAGTTTGAAAGGCATTGTATTAAACGTTTATATAGAAGTCAAGAAAAAAATAACACCTAATAAACACTTGACTTTAAAGACCAATTAAATATAGAATACGTCTGCATCAGGAAGCACATATTATTTTTTTTACTGCGGGGTGGAGCAGTCTGGTAGCTCGTCGGGCTCATAACCCGAAGGCCGTCGGTTCAAATCCGGCCCCCGCTACCAATTCAAATCAATGGGTTAGGAGTTTTCACCCTTCTTATAAATCTCCTCAGTGGCAGTTTTGGTGGCAGTTGCGTTTGAAAAATCCCTTCTGGATGGAGTAATTTCAGTTAAACTTTCCACAGCCTGCCATAAATGAGTTGGTGACAGATGAGCATATCGGTTAAGCATGGCAGGTGACTTCCACCCTCCAAGTGTCATTAAGGTTCTGTCATTTACCCCTTTCATGGCAAGTCTTGAAGCAAAGGTATGTCTTAAATCATGGAAGCGGAAAGGGGCAAGTCCAGCGGCCTTAATAGCCTTCTCAAAGGTCTTCCTCATTCGACTGTTATCATGTGGAAATATCCGGTCTGTCTTTCTATTCTTAAATGCTTCTGATAAGACCTCTTGTACTAAGCTATTCATGGGCATTCTATGAGCTTGTCCGTGTTTACTCTTCTTTACGGTCAAGATACCAGTATTCCAATCTATATCATCCCATGTCAAACGCAGTAATTCCCCTTGCCGTATACCTGTATTAATGGCGGTCTTAACAATAGGATGATATGTATTCGATAGGCTTTCAAATAAGGATACTTCTTGCTGGGGTGTAAGGTACCGGACAATTACATTATTAAGTTTGTATTTTTTTACCTTTGCAGCAGGGTTGACGGATAAAAGGCCGTCCCGGGAAGCCTTGTTATACATAGCCTTTATTAACTCAAGGTGATGGTTAACAGTTGCAGGGGCTTTCCCCTCTTGTTTTATTTCTGTCAATACATTCTCAATCATAGATGGTGTAATCTTTGATGCGTCCATATCCTTAAAATCAATTAACCATCTTTCAATAAGGTGATTTTCCCCTTTCGGCCTGCTATGATGAGCGGTAACAAGGGCCAGTCTATCCTTTGCAAGTTCAGAGAACATGACACGTTTACGCTCATACTTTTCAGGGAACAGGCGGCCTTCCATAGCCTCAACCTTCAACTTCTGATAAAAAGCCTTTGCGGCAGTCTTTGACCCTACCTTCCACCGGCGGCGTTGACCATCAATACTTATGTCTACCCACCAGATACCAGACCCTTTTGGTATCTCTATAATACCCTTATCCTTACCGTGTTTTCTTGCCATGATTTGAATCTCCATTTATTCTTTTTCTGTTTTGAAAATTCTGTTGTGAAACCCTGTAAGCACACCGTTTAGAGCAATACATTTTCCCTTTATGGTCTATGGTAAAAAATCTTCTGCACTTCGGATCAGCACATATAGATACAGGGGTTGTAATATCATCAAATAAAGTAGCGTATAGGGCTTGTTTTAGGTTTTTATACAATAAGCAACCTTCCAATTTACCTGTTGGCAATATGTTAAATGTTGGCTGAAGACCTTTAAGCTCATCATCAAACACTTTCTGCAAGGAGCTTTCTATGTTGTATTTTAAAAAAGAAACATCTTCAATCATTCTTTTTTCCAGTATTTTTGATTCCCTTTTTCCGAGTTCATTCAGTTGGCAGATGCACTGAAGAATATTGCCTAAACGTTCAGAATCTATTTTGAGTAAATCTTCAGATATTGTTAAAGAATGTATTAAAAATAAAAGTGCTTTCATCTTTAATATATCTTTGCAAAAATCTTTAAGAAAATACATATCTGGTGACATACCATCACATTTATTTTCAAGTGCAATTCTGCTTGCTGTATAATCTAAGCTATGTCCAATAATGTCTGGAGCAGAAGAAGGTATCCCTCTATTATTGGCATAATTCAGAAGTTCTTCTGTGTTCTCAGGGTCAAGGCTAGCAAATTCAATATAGGGCGGCACAACTTTTTTACTCTTCTTTGAGTCTTGGAGCTGTTGCCAGGGGTTATATACACCTTCAGGCTTTCCCTGATATTCCATCATTGCCATAAAACACCATTCCCCATATTCAGACTCATCAAGCTCAAACCGTTGCTTAACAAAGATTTTACTATAATACGATTTTCTATATTCCATGTTTATGCAAGATATAGTATATATAACTATTAACAATGTCAACATATAGTAACATCAAAACTAACAAGGGGGTAATTATGCAGACAAAAAAACTTTTAACGGTTGACGAAGCGGCTAATCAACTGGGGCTCAAGTCAACCACCATCCGCAGGCGGATACTTGAGAAGACTATTACAACCGTAAAAATCGGGCGGGCGGTTAGAATACCTGTTGAGGCAGTGGAAAGAATAATTGCAGCCGGTTGGCGGGAGTCGGTGGCTAAATGACAAAAACTGCAACGGGTTTTAATGCAGCGGATGTTGCTGGCATAAAAGCAAAAAATGCCAAAGACCGTAAGCTATACTTTGAGGGGCCGGATGATAAAGGGTTTGTACAATATCCTCCGGCACAGCCTGATTTGCAAACCGGCCTTGAATTGGAAACAAATTTCATCTCCTCATTATTTGCGGATACGTTAAAAGTGGTATCCCTGATGAAAGAGCTACCTGATTTTTCGTCTGATTACTTCATGGATAAGCAATATGCCTTAATCTATGACAAGATCGTAAAGAGGGTTGACAGCGGCCTTCCATGCGGATTAGAAGACATCGCAGGAGATTTGCAAGGGCAAGTAAGGGCAACAGTAATATCCGAAGCAGCCAATTACTTCCCGGGCATGAAAGACCCTCTTTTCTATGCAAGGCAGATACGAGAGGCATACCATAAAAGAACACTCTTCCGGCAGTTTCAGAAAATCAATGATAATTATGATGAGATGACACTTGAGGATGTTACAGGAGCAATCAGAAACCTTGTTGCTGAAATTCCTAAGCCTAAAAGTAACTTGTGCATGGTTAGCGCAAGCGATTTTCTTGAAATGAAATTTCCACCCCGTGAAAATCTCCTTGATCCGTGGCTGCCCACTCAAGGGTTGGCAATGCTTTATGCCATAAGGGGGTTGGGCAAGACACTTCTATCACTTTTGATTGCAGTTGTGGTGACAGGTAGCGGCAGCATACATAAATGGAGGGCACAAAGACCCCGTGGCGTCCTTTATTTAGACGGTGAGATGCCGGCAGTAGTCATGCAAGAAAGATTAGCAAGGGCGATTGAGATGATGGATTCTGAACCCGTTGCGCCTCTAAGAATTATTACCCCTGACCTTCAAGATGGCGGGATGCCTAACCTTGCGACTTGGGAAGGACAAGAGGCCATTGAACCCTATCTTGAAGGGATTGACCTGATAATTGTTGATAACATCTCAACCCTGTGCCGTGGAGGGCGGGAGAATGAGGGGGAATCTTGGGAACC
This sequence is a window from Nitrospirota bacterium. Protein-coding genes within it:
- a CDS encoding site-specific integrase — translated: MEIQIMARKHGKDKGIIEIPKGSGIWWVDISIDGQRRRWKVGSKTAAKAFYQKLKVEAMEGRLFPEKYERKRVMFSELAKDRLALVTAHHSRPKGENHLIERWLIDFKDMDASKITPSMIENVLTEIKQEGKAPATVNHHLELIKAMYNKASRDGLLSVNPAAKVKKYKLNNVIVRYLTPQQEVSLFESLSNTYHPIVKTAINTGIRQGELLRLTWDDIDWNTGILTVKKSKHGQAHRMPMNSLVQEVLSEAFKNRKTDRIFPHDNSRMRKTFEKAIKAAGLAPFRFHDLRHTFASRLAMKGVNDRTLMTLGGWKSPAMLNRYAHLSPTHLWQAVESLTEITPSRRDFSNATATKTATEEIYKKGENS
- a CDS encoding AAA family ATPase, whose protein sequence is MTKTATGFNAADVAGIKAKNAKDRKLYFEGPDDKGFVQYPPAQPDLQTGLELETNFISSLFADTLKVVSLMKELPDFSSDYFMDKQYALIYDKIVKRVDSGLPCGLEDIAGDLQGQVRATVISEAANYFPGMKDPLFYARQIREAYHKRTLFRQFQKINDNYDEMTLEDVTGAIRNLVAEIPKPKSNLCMVSASDFLEMKFPPRENLLDPWLPTQGLAMLYAIRGLGKTLLSLLIAVVVTGSGSIHKWRAQRPRGVLYLDGEMPAVVMQERLARAIEMMDSEPVAPLRIITPDLQDGGMPNLATWEGQEAIEPYLEGIDLIIVDNISTLCRGGRENEGESWEPVQGWALKQRAQGRSVLFVHHAGKGGAQRGTSRREDILDTVINLRRPGDYTPDQGAYFEVHFEKSRGIYGDNVTPFEMQLKTLASSKQQWNFKDIEESLTEKVARMLNDGVPQNEIPELLKISKGTVSKHKTKAMNLGLLI
- a CDS encoding excisionase family DNA-binding protein, which produces MQTKKLLTVDEAANQLGLKSTTIRRRILEKTITTVKIGRAVRIPVEAVERIIAAGWRESVAK
- a CDS encoding NADP-dependent isocitrate dehydrogenase is translated as MAKQETKIYWTKTDEAPALATYSLLPIIQAFTKTAGVDVEAKDISLAGRIIANFPENLTEAQRIPDDLTWLGELTLEPDANIIKLPNISASIPQLKAAIKELQSQGFNVPDYPESPANDAEKEIKARYSKVLGSAVNPVLREGNSDRRAALSVKNYARKNPHKMGAWSADSKTHVSHMNTGDFYGTEKSVTVAEAGTAKIEFVAQDGKTTVLKEKTTLKAGEVIDAAVMSRSELRKFYEEQIQDAKSKGVLFSLHLKATMMKVSDPIMFGHAVSVFFKDVFEKHASVIKELGYDSNNGLGDLYNKIKNLPEAQRLEIEADISACYGNRAWVAMVNSDKGITNLHVPSDVIIDASMPAMIRESGKMWGGDGKLYDTKAVIPDRNYAGVYQVVIDDCKKHGAFNPTTMGSVPNVGLMAQKAEEYGSHDKTFKSPGNGTIRVVDATGNVLLDQTVEEGDIWRMCQVKDAPIQDWVKLAVTRARATGSPAVFWLDNNRAHDREIIAKVNKYLKDHDTNGLEIHIMSPIDATRFSLERIRAGKDTISVTGNVLRDYLTDLFPILELGTSAKMLSIVPLMNGGGLFETGAGGSAPKHVQQFLEEGYLRWDSLGEFLAFAVSLEHLSNTFKNQKAQVLATTLDQANGKFLDSNKSPARKVGEIDNRGSHFYLTLYWAQALAAQDDDKELKEHFSGLAKELADNEAKIAGELLAAQGKPVDIGGYYHPDQAKTSQAMRPSATFNKALASIV
- a CDS encoding DUF2294 domain-containing protein, which encodes MYKGGDLIKQRRTRVKSKGQMEAEISNAITKFELEYMGRGPKETKTYIVDDIILVRLKGVLTDAEKHLTKTQEGRDLIKKVRATMLESAKDLLARVIGDITGVDVISLHTDISTHTGERVIMFTLSERVEKIGNK